The following coding sequences are from one Epinephelus fuscoguttatus linkage group LG7, E.fuscoguttatus.final_Chr_v1 window:
- the LOC125891699 gene encoding probable E3 ubiquitin-protein ligase DTX3: MANTPNTGGVCKSTEDCAVCLDKIQEKKTLKCRHSFCSACIDSVFKFKPACPICYTYHGEYKGTQPEGTMTVMRSWQTLPGFEHCGSIVIQYSFPAGIQGPQHPNPGVRYSGTSRTAFLPATEEGEKVLKLLKKAFDRRLIFTVGRSVTTGLNNVITWNDIHHKTNMAGGPQCFGYPDPDYLSRVQEELRLKGVTLDD; this comes from the exons ATGGCAAATACCCCAAACACTGGTGGAGTCTGTAAAAGTACGGAAGACTGCGCCGTTTGCTTGGACAAAATTCAGGAGAAGAAAACGTTAAAGTGTCGTCACTCTTTCTGCTCCGCGTGTATCGACTCTGTTTTCAAGTTTAAACCGGCGTGTCCGATATGCTACACCTACCACGGAGAGTACAAGGGGACCCAGCCGGAGGGCACCATGACGGTGATGCGCAGCTGGCAGACCCTGCCCGGCTTTGAGCACTGCGGCTCTATCGTCATACAGTACAGTTTCCCAGCAGGGATACAAGGG CCTCAACACCCAAACCCTGGAGTGAGATACAGCGGCACCTCTCGGACTGCTTTCCTGCCAGCCACAGAGGAGGGCGAGAAAGTCCTAAAGCTGCTGAAGAAAGCCTTCGACAGGAGACTCATCTTCACCGTAGGACGATCTGTCACCACAGGCCTCAACAACGTCATCACCTGGAATGACATTCATCACAAGACCAACATGGCGGGTGGTCCACAATG TTTTGGGTATCCAGATCCAGATTATTTGTCCAGGGTTCAAGAGGAGCTTCGTCTTAAAGGAGTGACACTAGATGACTGA